One window from the genome of Pyxidicoccus xibeiensis encodes:
- a CDS encoding DUF4215 domain-containing protein produces MKASRVGITAAALALLFTLTGCETNVSQPSTPSAVLASQSASVVGDGRLQSNEQCDDGNTASGDGCSASGALEAGYLCHVPGRACSLASLCGNNVINPGEACDDGDTAAGANGCSATCDLSLCGNGAFNNRQWPNFDQEVCDDGNRFEGDGCSRQCEVESGFACAGTPSRCVRAGVTVFNTGVDDNNRRLESGADPHWFYAGTTTGAATGARTANDWPQEIQTARFMGPLGGETCVYQDFMVPSTTNISQFRLRLATFNDNSFAGARVNGVTATPVTVSEPAGQPWQKSIFREFGANEAWRVGLNRIELCNENSNAPPNAFRYLFVDAYDDRCGDGAISLREECDDGNTAANDGCSASCGIEAGYGCTGTPSTCAATCGNGSLNPGEQCDDGNTAANDGCNASCRVERGYACPTPGQACVETCDNGTINDGELCDDGNRNDSDGCSGACRVERGYECAGTPSVCAPLCGNGTLNPGELCDDGNSSQNDGCSIACTLELGYACPTPGQACVETCGNGTMNPGEQCDDGNLQPLDGCGTECRVEPGYACSTPAAGPSVCTQSCGNGALDANETCDDANTTAGDGCSSGCRVETGYSCSGAPSACVTLCGDGIMAGAERCDDGNTAVGDGCSGTCQVESGWRCPAPGNVCFNTCGNGSVESGEVCDDGNTTAGDGCGGTCAVESGYACSGAPSVCRTSCGDGIVAGTEVCDDGNLTGGDTCSPRCLRENGQPCMASGVCESGVCNPTSDTCASANACGNGAREAGEQCDDGNTTAGDGCSATCTTEAGLPPAAPVITGPTPGSVLTDSTPTLSGTAVPGGTVTVREGGTVLCTTTASDTGAWSCVPATPLPDGPHTITATTTTAGGTSPVSNPDSFTIDTQAPDTSFSRNPPTLTEEGDAEFGYDSNEDGVTYECSLDGRPYAPCEDAYNVSTGEHTLSVRSVDSAGNVDASPAVYTWTVADTRAFAGGGCSAAPATSWLALLGLLGLRRRGRRG; encoded by the coding sequence ATGAAGGCCTCGCGCGTGGGAATCACCGCGGCGGCGCTCGCGCTCCTCTTCACCCTGACCGGCTGTGAGACGAATGTCTCCCAGCCCTCCACCCCCAGCGCCGTGCTGGCGAGCCAGTCCGCGTCTGTCGTTGGCGACGGACGGCTCCAGTCCAACGAGCAATGTGACGACGGCAACACCGCGAGCGGAGACGGCTGTTCCGCCTCCGGCGCCCTCGAGGCCGGCTATCTCTGTCACGTGCCCGGCCGGGCCTGCTCGCTGGCGAGCCTGTGCGGCAACAACGTCATCAACCCCGGCGAGGCGTGCGACGACGGCGACACCGCCGCTGGCGCCAACGGCTGCTCGGCGACGTGCGACTTGTCCCTGTGCGGCAACGGCGCCTTCAACAACCGCCAGTGGCCGAACTTCGACCAGGAGGTCTGCGACGACGGCAACCGCTTCGAAGGTGACGGGTGCAGCCGGCAGTGCGAGGTGGAGTCCGGCTTCGCCTGCGCGGGCACCCCGAGCCGCTGCGTGCGGGCCGGCGTGACGGTGTTCAACACGGGCGTGGACGACAACAACCGCCGGCTGGAGTCGGGGGCGGACCCGCACTGGTTCTACGCGGGCACCACCACCGGCGCCGCCACCGGAGCGCGCACCGCCAATGACTGGCCGCAGGAAATCCAGACGGCGCGCTTCATGGGTCCTCTGGGCGGTGAGACCTGCGTGTACCAGGACTTCATGGTGCCCTCGACGACGAACATCTCCCAGTTCCGCCTGCGCCTGGCCACCTTCAATGACAACAGCTTCGCTGGCGCGAGGGTGAACGGAGTGACGGCCACGCCCGTCACCGTCAGCGAGCCCGCCGGGCAGCCGTGGCAGAAGAGCATCTTCCGGGAGTTCGGCGCGAACGAGGCCTGGCGCGTGGGCCTCAACCGCATCGAGCTCTGCAACGAGAACTCCAACGCCCCGCCCAACGCCTTCCGCTACCTCTTCGTGGACGCGTACGACGACCGGTGTGGCGACGGCGCCATCTCGCTGCGCGAGGAGTGCGACGACGGCAACACCGCCGCGAACGACGGCTGCAGCGCGAGCTGCGGCATCGAGGCCGGCTACGGCTGCACGGGCACTCCCAGCACCTGCGCCGCGACGTGCGGCAACGGCTCGCTGAACCCGGGCGAGCAGTGCGACGACGGCAACACCGCCGCGAACGACGGCTGCAACGCGAGCTGCCGCGTCGAGCGTGGCTATGCGTGCCCCACCCCGGGCCAGGCCTGCGTGGAGACGTGCGACAACGGCACCATCAACGACGGCGAGCTGTGTGACGACGGCAACCGCAACGACTCGGACGGCTGCTCCGGGGCGTGCCGCGTGGAGCGCGGCTATGAGTGCGCCGGTACCCCGTCCGTCTGCGCCCCCCTGTGCGGCAACGGCACCTTGAACCCAGGCGAGCTGTGTGACGACGGCAACTCCTCCCAGAACGACGGCTGCTCCATCGCCTGCACCCTGGAGCTGGGCTATGCGTGCCCCACCCCGGGCCAGGCCTGCGTGGAGACGTGCGGCAACGGCACCATGAACCCGGGCGAGCAGTGCGATGACGGCAACCTGCAGCCGCTGGACGGCTGCGGCACCGAGTGCCGCGTCGAGCCGGGCTATGCCTGCAGCACCCCGGCGGCCGGGCCCTCCGTGTGCACCCAGTCCTGCGGCAACGGCGCGCTGGACGCGAACGAGACGTGCGACGACGCCAACACCACCGCGGGTGACGGCTGCTCGTCGGGCTGCCGCGTGGAGACCGGCTACAGCTGCTCGGGTGCGCCCAGCGCCTGCGTCACCCTCTGCGGCGACGGCATCATGGCGGGCGCCGAGCGGTGCGACGACGGCAACACGGCCGTGGGTGACGGCTGCTCCGGCACCTGCCAGGTGGAGTCCGGCTGGCGCTGCCCCGCGCCCGGCAACGTGTGCTTCAACACCTGCGGCAACGGCAGCGTGGAGAGCGGTGAGGTGTGCGACGACGGCAACACCACCGCCGGCGATGGCTGCGGCGGCACCTGCGCCGTGGAGAGCGGCTACGCGTGCAGCGGCGCCCCCAGCGTCTGCCGCACCTCCTGCGGTGACGGCATCGTGGCCGGCACCGAGGTGTGCGACGACGGCAACCTGACGGGCGGGGACACCTGCTCGCCGCGCTGCCTGAGGGAGAACGGCCAGCCGTGCATGGCGTCCGGCGTCTGCGAGAGCGGCGTCTGCAACCCGACCAGTGACACCTGCGCCAGCGCCAATGCTTGCGGCAACGGGGCCCGTGAAGCGGGTGAGCAGTGCGACGACGGCAACACCACCGCGGGCGACGGCTGCAGCGCCACGTGCACCACCGAGGCGGGCCTGCCGCCGGCCGCTCCGGTCATCACCGGCCCGACGCCGGGCTCCGTCCTGACCGACTCGACGCCCACCCTGAGCGGCACGGCGGTGCCGGGCGGCACGGTGACGGTGCGCGAGGGTGGCACGGTGCTCTGCACCACCACCGCCAGCGACACCGGCGCGTGGAGCTGCGTGCCGGCCACGCCGCTCCCGGATGGCCCCCACACCATCACCGCCACGACCACCACGGCGGGCGGTACGAGCCCGGTCTCCAACCCGGACTCCTTCACCATCGACACCCAGGCGCCCGACACGTCCTTCTCCCGCAACCCGCCCACGCTCACCGAGGAGGGTGACGCGGAGTTCGGGTACGACTCGAACGAGGACGGCGTGACATACGAGTGCAGCCTCGACGGCCGGCCCTATGCCCCCTGTGAGGACGCCTACAACGTCTCGACGGGAGAGCACACACTCAGCGTCCGTTCCGTCGACTCCGCCGGTAATGTGGACGCATCTCCCGCCGTGTACACGTGGACGGTGGCGGACACCCGCGCCTTCGCGGGAGGTGGCTGCAGCGCGGCTCCGGCCACGTCCTGGCTGGCCCTGCTGGGGCTGCTGGGGCTGCGCCGCCGCGGTCGCCGCGGCTAG
- a CDS encoding OmpA family protein codes for MEREKPLFPRNQITWLGGLAVLWASTVQAQAQRSVPGLELERLQLNPAARDSLVLSTGDLLPDGEYRIGLTAHYENEPLVLLRNDERQGVIVSDRVTVHLSGAYALTDWLELGAQVPLVSQWGPNTAPLGVSTPGTSALGTPWVQARAGLLSEQRGGPLDVGLHLGVALPLGSAEVLTRDEGFVFQPRLGLGKQLGGTWRVGADVGALVRTKTYALTPGATPVRDELGVEVNGGLNLSAGLFGLREELVVRGTVPVADAPESLEVLLGLRAPMSGGTEVYVMGGPGFGQTPGTPEFRVLAGVNFGADSGRASRCVEGQPYAVEQCPDLDQDGDGTKNVADRCPSDKGLSQLQGCADKDDDQDGLMNLADRCPAQAETANGHQDDDGCPDDPDSDGDGLADSKDTCPREAEDLDGFEDTNGCPDTDNDQDGVADARDACMNESGPRENRGCPDKDRDEDGLVDRLDNCPDEKGTEKNHGCKEKQLARIDVGQIAVLEAVYFENNKDVIIGRSHKLLDTVASILASHPEIEKVRVEGHTDNTGDAAYNLDLSQRRAEAVVQYLVGKNVARERLEPQGFGPAQPIADNKTKAGRAKNRRVEFKIVGDTAGVQTQQGAPSADTTEK; via the coding sequence ATGGAGAGGGAGAAACCTTTGTTTCCAAGAAACCAAATTACATGGCTCGGAGGACTGGCCGTCCTCTGGGCGTCCACCGTCCAGGCCCAGGCCCAGCGGAGCGTTCCCGGGCTGGAGCTGGAGCGGCTGCAGCTCAACCCCGCGGCGCGCGACAGCCTCGTGCTGTCCACCGGCGACCTGCTGCCGGACGGCGAGTACCGCATCGGGCTCACCGCGCACTATGAGAACGAGCCGCTCGTCCTCCTGAGGAACGACGAGCGCCAGGGCGTCATCGTCTCCGACCGCGTGACGGTGCACCTGAGCGGCGCCTATGCCCTCACCGACTGGCTCGAGCTGGGCGCGCAGGTTCCGCTGGTGTCGCAGTGGGGGCCGAACACCGCGCCGCTGGGCGTGTCCACGCCCGGGACGAGCGCGCTGGGCACCCCCTGGGTGCAGGCCCGCGCGGGCCTGCTCTCCGAGCAGCGCGGAGGGCCGCTCGACGTGGGCCTGCACCTGGGCGTGGCCCTGCCGCTGGGCAGCGCCGAGGTGCTCACCCGCGACGAGGGCTTCGTCTTCCAGCCGCGCCTGGGCCTCGGCAAGCAGCTGGGCGGCACCTGGCGCGTGGGCGCCGACGTGGGCGCGCTGGTGCGCACCAAGACGTACGCGCTCACCCCCGGGGCCACTCCGGTCCGGGACGAGCTGGGCGTGGAGGTGAATGGCGGCCTCAACCTCTCCGCCGGCCTCTTCGGCCTGCGCGAGGAGCTGGTGGTGCGCGGCACCGTGCCCGTGGCGGACGCTCCCGAGTCCCTGGAAGTGCTCCTGGGCCTGCGCGCGCCCATGAGCGGCGGCACCGAGGTGTATGTCATGGGCGGCCCCGGCTTCGGCCAGACGCCGGGCACCCCCGAGTTCCGCGTGCTGGCGGGCGTCAACTTCGGCGCCGACTCCGGCCGGGCGTCGCGGTGCGTGGAGGGCCAGCCCTACGCCGTGGAGCAGTGCCCCGACCTGGACCAGGACGGAGATGGCACGAAGAACGTCGCGGACCGCTGTCCGTCCGACAAGGGCCTCTCGCAGCTCCAGGGCTGCGCGGACAAGGACGATGACCAGGACGGCCTGATGAACCTGGCCGACCGCTGCCCCGCCCAGGCCGAGACTGCGAACGGCCACCAGGACGACGACGGCTGCCCGGACGACCCGGACTCGGACGGCGATGGCCTGGCCGACTCCAAGGACACCTGCCCCCGCGAGGCGGAGGACCTGGACGGCTTCGAGGACACCAACGGCTGCCCCGACACCGACAACGACCAGGACGGCGTCGCTGACGCGAGAGATGCCTGCATGAACGAGTCGGGCCCGCGTGAGAATCGCGGCTGCCCCGACAAGGACCGCGACGAGGACGGCCTCGTCGACCGGCTCGACAACTGCCCGGACGAGAAGGGCACCGAGAAGAACCACGGCTGCAAGGAGAAGCAGCTGGCGCGCATCGACGTGGGCCAGATTGCCGTGCTCGAGGCCGTCTACTTCGAGAACAACAAGGACGTCATCATCGGCCGGAGCCACAAGCTGCTGGACACGGTGGCCTCCATCCTCGCCTCGCACCCGGAAATCGAGAAGGTGCGCGTCGAGGGCCACACCGACAACACGGGTGACGCGGCGTACAACCTGGACCTGTCCCAGCGCCGTGCCGAGGCGGTGGTGCAGTACCTGGTGGGCAAGAACGTGGCGCGCGAGCGCCTCGAGCCGCAGGGCTTCGGTCCCGCGCAGCCCATCGCCGACAACAAGACCAAGGCAGGCCGCGCGAAGAACCGCCGCGTGGAGTTCAAGATCGTCGGGGACACCGCGGGCGTGCAGACGCAGCAGGGCGCCCCGTCCGCCGACACCACCGAGAAGTGA
- a CDS encoding cytochrome-c peroxidase, with translation MESTDEVQKPAAAPEAEELAVNREELLSSLAIFSLRPLSHEPVPQMVGHHIVDQAAALRLGKAFFWDMQVGSDGKTACASCHFAGGADDRVTNTVHPGLDGIFQTGGVTGPGQTWVPERITGDDRIGSQGMLRALFQSVNADPTIAAEQCRLLPAPPFGPNLQVGFRHSPSVVGSGFYRNQFWGGEANVLFNGINIWGDSGNNTETPIAAVQNASLASQAVGPIGNFMEMTCSGRPLNGTRGLGGKMLARTPLQFQRVATDDSVLGALANPDGPGLRCGDAPCTYGQLISDAFGPELAAQAVDKFSIIWGEALQVYQASLIPDQTPFDKFLSGNLNALTARQVRGLVQFVGKGQCVNCHVGAMLTDATVSWYEKAGPLNQDGGDQGFHNIGVRPTDEDLARGDLGIFGGVPNSQSGSPFDMGAFKTPTLRNVKLTAPYFHNGGYPTLDAVVDFYARGGDFANPELSKDIKPRAFTPSERAALVDFLTNALTDCRVEKKRAPFDHPELPIPNRAPLPVTGANGLGPCP, from the coding sequence GTGGAGTCGACCGACGAGGTCCAGAAGCCGGCGGCGGCTCCGGAGGCGGAGGAGCTCGCGGTCAACCGCGAGGAGCTGCTGTCGAGCCTGGCCATCTTCTCGCTGCGCCCGCTGTCGCACGAGCCCGTGCCGCAGATGGTGGGGCACCACATCGTGGACCAGGCCGCGGCCCTGCGGCTGGGCAAGGCGTTCTTCTGGGACATGCAGGTCGGCTCTGACGGCAAGACGGCCTGCGCGAGCTGTCACTTCGCCGGCGGCGCGGATGACCGCGTCACCAACACCGTCCACCCCGGCCTGGACGGCATCTTCCAGACGGGCGGCGTCACCGGCCCCGGCCAGACGTGGGTGCCCGAGCGCATCACCGGCGATGACCGCATCGGCTCGCAGGGCATGCTCCGCGCGCTGTTCCAGTCCGTCAACGCGGACCCGACGATTGCCGCCGAGCAGTGCCGCCTGCTGCCCGCGCCGCCGTTCGGCCCCAACCTGCAGGTGGGCTTCCGCCACTCGCCGTCGGTGGTGGGCTCGGGCTTCTACCGCAACCAGTTCTGGGGCGGTGAGGCCAACGTCCTCTTCAACGGCATCAACATCTGGGGTGACTCGGGCAACAACACGGAGACGCCCATCGCCGCGGTCCAGAACGCCTCGCTCGCCTCGCAGGCGGTGGGCCCCATCGGCAACTTCATGGAGATGACCTGCTCCGGGCGTCCGCTCAACGGCACCCGTGGCCTCGGTGGGAAGATGCTGGCCCGCACGCCGCTGCAGTTCCAGCGCGTGGCGACCGACGACAGCGTGCTCGGCGCCCTGGCCAACCCGGACGGTCCGGGTCTGCGCTGCGGCGACGCGCCCTGCACCTACGGGCAGCTCATCAGCGACGCCTTCGGTCCGGAGCTGGCGGCGCAGGCCGTGGACAAGTTCTCCATCATCTGGGGCGAGGCGCTCCAGGTGTACCAGGCCTCGCTGATTCCCGACCAGACGCCGTTCGACAAGTTCCTGTCCGGCAACCTGAACGCGCTCACGGCGCGGCAGGTGCGCGGCCTGGTGCAGTTCGTGGGCAAGGGCCAGTGCGTCAACTGCCACGTCGGCGCGATGCTCACCGACGCGACGGTCAGCTGGTACGAGAAGGCCGGCCCGCTCAACCAGGACGGTGGCGACCAGGGCTTCCACAACATCGGCGTGCGCCCCACGGACGAGGACCTCGCCCGCGGCGACCTCGGCATCTTCGGCGGCGTGCCCAACTCGCAGAGCGGCTCGCCCTTCGACATGGGCGCGTTCAAGACGCCCACCCTGCGCAACGTCAAGCTGACGGCCCCGTACTTCCACAACGGCGGCTACCCCACGCTGGACGCCGTCGTCGACTTCTACGCCCGCGGTGGTGACTTCGCGAACCCCGAGCTGTCCAAGGACATCAAGCCGCGCGCCTTCACTCCCAGCGAGCGGGCGGCGCTCGTGGACTTCCTCACCAACGCCCTCACGGACTGCCGCGTGGAGAAGAAGCGCGCCCCGTTCGACCACCCCGAGCTGCCCATCCCCAACCGCGCTCCGCTGCCCGTCACGGGCGCGAATGGCCTGGGCCCCTGCCCGTAA
- a CDS encoding ATP-binding cassette domain-containing protein → MAGEAALGPSPAARATTLEELAWPVERAGDALETLARAARLPLPNPLPVFSKAPLNASRLASWLDTAAQSLGLELSLLYTRHGEVERSLRGATPALVEVLLGQRYALVALLRVSTSGDTAYVLAPDESLCPIPYTALTAAVQALVEIQQGPIADRVLARAGLPDAERALARKALLGAQLANTHLVAARSLRLPPGARLLKHLGALKAGRRVLLLFALAVIIQGCVLFGWWLIGRGAFEGQLDMGWLQAWGLMLLTVVPLQAALAWSQGTLGMDLSALLRRRLLAGALAMPVDEARRGGIGEYVGRTFESAGMEQMALAGSFTSLLAAVDMVLAGSVMMSGPAGWYGLVAVGGFCALMVALVARQAVLFRKWTEARVVMTHALIERMLGHRTRLAQEQPARWHEEEDQELAHYARASEAWDAGTARVMTLARRGLMPVAIIATLPGVLAGASTGQIAVGVGAALLATRAVAALTSGGIALVGARVLFRSVRPILDAAKLTAAAAEASSDGDSAKAPVTAPLVTATPPEKNQALLEVRDLTFRHPGAPRAVLEGASLLVRAGDRVLLEGPSGSGKSTLASILTGLRGQGSGVVLLGGLDMATWTTDGWGAQIAGAPQFHENHVVSGTLAMNLLLGRSWPHNAEDLAHARAICEELGLGELLARMPSGLFQMVGERGWQLSHGEQSRIFVARALLQRVRVVVLDEAFGALDPMTMRKVMACVEARAPTLIVIAHP, encoded by the coding sequence ATGGCGGGTGAAGCCGCGCTCGGGCCCTCGCCGGCCGCGCGGGCGACGACGCTGGAGGAGCTGGCCTGGCCGGTGGAGCGCGCGGGCGACGCGCTGGAGACCCTGGCGCGGGCGGCGCGGCTGCCGCTGCCCAACCCCCTCCCGGTCTTCTCCAAGGCCCCCTTGAATGCCAGCCGCCTGGCGTCGTGGCTGGACACGGCGGCCCAGTCCCTGGGGCTGGAGCTGTCGCTGCTGTACACGCGCCACGGCGAAGTCGAACGCTCGCTGCGCGGGGCGACGCCCGCCCTGGTGGAGGTCCTGCTGGGCCAGCGGTACGCGCTGGTCGCGCTGCTGCGCGTGTCCACCTCCGGTGACACGGCCTACGTCCTCGCGCCGGACGAGTCGCTGTGCCCCATCCCCTACACCGCGCTGACCGCCGCGGTGCAGGCGCTCGTCGAGATACAGCAGGGGCCCATCGCCGACCGCGTCCTCGCGCGGGCGGGCCTGCCGGACGCCGAGCGCGCCCTGGCCCGCAAGGCGCTGCTGGGGGCGCAGCTGGCCAACACGCACCTCGTCGCCGCGCGCTCGCTCCGGCTGCCCCCTGGCGCCCGGCTGTTGAAGCACCTGGGCGCCCTCAAGGCCGGACGGCGCGTGCTGCTGCTCTTCGCGCTGGCGGTCATCATCCAGGGCTGCGTGCTGTTCGGCTGGTGGCTGATAGGGCGGGGCGCCTTCGAGGGGCAGCTCGACATGGGCTGGCTCCAGGCCTGGGGCCTCATGCTGCTGACGGTGGTGCCCCTGCAGGCGGCCCTGGCCTGGTCTCAGGGCACGCTGGGGATGGACCTGTCCGCGCTGCTGCGCCGGCGGCTGCTGGCGGGGGCGCTGGCGATGCCCGTGGACGAGGCGCGCCGCGGCGGAATCGGCGAGTACGTCGGGCGGACCTTCGAGAGCGCCGGCATGGAGCAGATGGCGCTGGCGGGCAGCTTCACCAGCCTGCTGGCGGCGGTGGACATGGTGCTGGCCGGCAGCGTGATGATGTCGGGGCCCGCGGGCTGGTACGGCCTGGTGGCCGTCGGAGGCTTCTGCGCGCTGATGGTGGCGCTCGTCGCCCGCCAGGCCGTCCTCTTCCGCAAGTGGACGGAGGCGCGGGTGGTGATGACGCACGCGCTCATCGAGCGGATGCTCGGCCACCGGACGCGGCTGGCGCAGGAGCAGCCGGCGCGCTGGCACGAGGAGGAGGACCAGGAGCTGGCCCACTACGCCCGGGCCTCCGAGGCCTGGGACGCAGGCACCGCGCGGGTGATGACACTCGCCAGGCGGGGGCTCATGCCGGTGGCCATCATCGCCACGCTGCCGGGCGTGCTCGCGGGTGCCTCCACGGGTCAGATTGCCGTGGGCGTCGGCGCCGCGCTGCTGGCGACGCGCGCGGTGGCCGCGCTCACCAGCGGTGGCATCGCGCTCGTGGGCGCGCGCGTGCTGTTCCGCAGCGTCCGGCCCATCCTGGACGCCGCGAAGCTGACCGCCGCCGCGGCGGAGGCGTCCTCTGACGGAGACTCGGCCAAGGCCCCCGTGACGGCGCCGCTGGTCACCGCGACGCCGCCCGAGAAGAACCAGGCCCTGCTCGAGGTCCGCGACCTGACCTTCCGCCACCCGGGGGCACCGCGGGCGGTGCTCGAGGGCGCCTCGCTGCTCGTGCGCGCCGGAGACCGCGTGCTGCTCGAGGGGCCTTCCGGCTCCGGGAAGTCGACGCTGGCCTCCATCCTCACGGGCCTGCGCGGGCAGGGCTCGGGCGTGGTGCTGCTGGGGGGCCTGGACATGGCCACCTGGACGACGGACGGCTGGGGCGCGCAGATTGCCGGGGCGCCCCAGTTCCACGAGAACCACGTCGTGTCCGGCACCCTGGCGATGAATCTGTTGTTGGGGCGCTCCTGGCCCCACAACGCGGAGGACCTCGCGCACGCACGGGCCATCTGCGAGGAGCTGGGGTTGGGGGAGCTGCTGGCGCGGATGCCGTCCGGCCTCTTCCAGATGGTGGGTGAGCGCGGCTGGCAGCTCTCACATGGTGAGCAGAGCCGCATCTTCGTCGCGCGGGCGCTCCTGCAGCGCGTGCGCGTCGTGGTGCTCGACGAGGCCTTCGGTGCGCTGGACCCGATGACCATGCGGAAGGTGATGGCCTGTGTCGAGGCCCGGGCACCCACACTCATCGTCATCGCGCATCCCTGA